In Arsenophonus sp. aPb, one DNA window encodes the following:
- a CDS encoding thioester reductase domain-containing protein, producing MRLVYIIENIIKKHHDRPAIGERVKRYIKDAKSKRIVCQLAAKYQTITYQQLWNRAESIANEWYQHDQYPLKAGDKVVILSFIHSDYIAINLACVQINAIIVPLQTNLSNKELTLTLQEIEPRIIAASIEYLPIAVELAKNNNSIKRIIVFDYDPSHDNAEKLEQLQNQSIIKIEELPNIIRLGSKLPKVPYPENSHDTSSISMIIYTSGSTGAPKGAIYTEKFVANMWDASLFANNTNKENTTVLYLPISHCWGNLKFTNQLAKGGTCYLVAKSNLSTLFEDIALAKPIELSLVPRVCEMIFQQYQSELEVRKKTTHDPLLDIKLKKEIRTNIFGGRITNISFGSGHLAKKLADFIESLFEIKLYNDYGSTETLVICNDNKVLKPPVEDYKLIDVPELGYYSTDKPYPRGELLLKTATIISGYYKHPELNSQIFDEQGYYKTGDIVKETAKDHLVFIERRKNVIKLSQGEFIITTMLETLFKESPLIKDIFIYGNSKWSYLLAVIIPIPELLYHYNKQDNEIKQLIQQSLKKIAKDANLKPYEAPRDFLIDTEPFSQKNGLLSELGKPLRQKIKTYYINDLNKLHQEICNNDFSNFSQHINKENILETVIKLTQYLVGSPGMVINSAATFRQLGGDSLSTLQFSLELEKIWGIMIPVDMIANPTCTLDDIADYIKSNQCVKNLRPTFATIHGIDKKKIYAYQLALDKFIDPEILQPIKNSSRSLSSFHNVLLTGANGYLGKFLCLALLEELNKTDGKLICVIREKDSDSARQRLINTFSPHNDQLALKFKQLADKHLTVYAGDLTKPNLGLDEKTWHYLSQNIDHIFHAGALVNHILPYQLLFETNVLGTAELIKLALVNHLKHFVFISSIIVVIPSDNNKPLSEDDNICEAIPYQEINNQYANGYAISKWASEILLHEANNHFKLPVTVFRPSMILAHRQYATELNINDVFTRLLLSIINTKIAPKSFYQSNSNQSPHYNGLAVDFVVSSIIKLAKNNHNQRLTFNMVNPQNDKVSLDTIIDWLINSGINIKKIDDYEEWYQQFKLAMKKLPSNLKQYSMLPVISLLKQPEKITSNFWLQPNKFSSIVGNTIPAITPSLISKYIADFKALNLLI from the coding sequence ATGCGTTTAGTATATATTATTGAAAATATTATAAAAAAACATCATGATCGCCCTGCTATTGGCGAGCGTGTGAAGCGTTATATAAAAGATGCTAAATCCAAGCGCATTGTTTGCCAATTAGCAGCAAAATATCAAACAATCACTTATCAACAATTATGGAATAGAGCTGAAAGTATTGCTAATGAATGGTATCAGCATGACCAATACCCACTAAAAGCCGGTGATAAAGTTGTTATCCTATCCTTTATTCATAGTGACTATATTGCTATTAATCTCGCTTGTGTACAAATTAATGCAATTATAGTTCCACTACAAACTAATTTATCAAATAAAGAATTAACACTTACTTTACAAGAAATAGAACCACGAATAATCGCAGCCAGCATAGAATACTTACCTATAGCAGTAGAATTAGCCAAAAATAATAACTCAATAAAACGAATCATTGTTTTCGATTATGATCCTTCCCATGACAATGCAGAAAAACTAGAACAATTACAAAATCAATCAATTATCAAAATCGAAGAATTACCAAATATTATCCGTTTAGGTAGCAAGTTACCGAAAGTACCTTATCCTGAGAATAGTCATGATACATCTTCGATATCGATGATAATTTATACCTCAGGTAGTACTGGTGCGCCCAAAGGCGCTATTTATACAGAAAAATTTGTAGCAAATATGTGGGACGCTAGCCTATTTGCCAATAATACTAATAAAGAAAATACGACTGTTCTGTATTTACCAATAAGCCATTGTTGGGGAAACCTAAAATTTACAAATCAGTTAGCTAAAGGTGGTACTTGTTATCTAGTAGCTAAAAGTAATTTATCCACGTTATTCGAAGATATTGCTTTAGCAAAACCCATTGAACTTTCATTAGTACCTAGAGTATGTGAAATGATATTTCAACAATATCAAAGTGAATTAGAAGTGAGAAAAAAAACCACCCATGATCCCCTGCTTGATATCAAGCTTAAAAAAGAGATACGTACCAATATTTTTGGCGGTAGAATAACAAATATAAGCTTTGGTTCAGGACATCTTGCTAAGAAGTTAGCTGATTTCATTGAATCTCTATTTGAAATAAAATTATATAATGATTATGGCAGTACAGAAACATTGGTTATCTGTAATGATAATAAGGTATTAAAACCACCGGTGGAGGATTATAAACTTATCGATGTTCCTGAGCTAGGTTATTACTCAACCGATAAACCTTATCCGCGAGGTGAATTATTACTTAAAACAGCCACCATTATTTCAGGTTATTACAAACATCCTGAATTAAATAGCCAAATTTTTGATGAACAAGGTTATTATAAAACTGGAGATATCGTCAAAGAGACAGCGAAAGATCATTTAGTCTTTATAGAAAGAAGAAAAAATGTTATTAAACTTTCTCAAGGTGAATTTATTATTACAACAATGCTTGAAACTCTATTTAAAGAGAGCCCTTTAATAAAGGATATTTTTATTTATGGCAATAGCAAGTGGTCTTATTTATTAGCTGTTATTATTCCTATACCAGAATTATTATATCACTATAATAAACAAGATAACGAAATCAAACAATTAATTCAACAATCACTTAAAAAAATTGCTAAAGACGCCAATTTAAAACCCTATGAAGCTCCACGAGATTTCTTAATCGATACAGAACCATTCAGTCAGAAAAATGGCTTATTATCGGAACTAGGAAAACCATTAAGGCAAAAAATTAAAACTTATTATATTAATGATTTGAATAAATTACATCAAGAAATCTGCAATAATGACTTCTCTAATTTTTCACAACATATTAATAAAGAAAATATATTAGAAACGGTAATAAAATTAACTCAATATCTAGTAGGCTCTCCTGGTATGGTTATTAATTCAGCAGCAACTTTTCGCCAACTTGGGGGTGATTCTTTATCTACATTACAATTTTCATTAGAATTAGAAAAAATTTGGGGGATCATGATCCCAGTCGATATGATTGCCAATCCAACTTGTACACTGGATGATATTGCTGATTATATAAAATCAAATCAATGTGTAAAAAATTTACGCCCAACTTTTGCTACCATACATGGTATAGATAAAAAGAAAATTTATGCCTATCAATTAGCTTTAGATAAATTTATCGATCCCGAAATTTTACAACCAATAAAAAATTCTTCACGATCCTTATCGAGCTTTCATAACGTATTATTGACCGGAGCAAATGGCTATCTAGGAAAATTTCTTTGTTTAGCTCTATTGGAAGAATTAAATAAAACTGACGGTAAATTAATTTGTGTGATACGCGAAAAAGATAGTGATAGTGCCAGACAACGTTTAATTAATACTTTTAGTCCACACAACGACCAGCTAGCACTTAAATTTAAGCAACTTGCCGATAAACATCTAACGGTATATGCGGGTGACTTAACTAAGCCAAACTTAGGACTTGATGAAAAAACATGGCATTATTTATCGCAGAATATTGATCATATTTTTCATGCTGGCGCTTTAGTTAATCATATACTTCCCTATCAACTCCTTTTCGAAACAAATGTGCTAGGCACGGCCGAATTAATTAAATTAGCGCTCGTCAATCACTTAAAACATTTCGTTTTCATTTCCAGCATTATCGTTGTGATACCTTCCGATAATAATAAACCCTTAAGCGAAGATGATAATATATGTGAAGCAATACCTTACCAAGAAATTAATAATCAATACGCGAATGGCTATGCTATTAGTAAATGGGCGAGTGAAATTTTGCTCCATGAGGCAAATAACCATTTTAAATTACCCGTTACCGTTTTTCGCCCAAGCATGATACTTGCACATCGCCAATATGCTACTGAGCTTAATATTAACGATGTATTTACCCGATTATTATTAAGTATCATTAATACTAAAATTGCGCCAAAATCTTTTTATCAATCAAATAGTAATCAATCCCCTCATTATAATGGATTAGCGGTTGATTTTGTCGTTTCATCAATAATCAAATTAGCAAAAAATAATCACAATCAGAGACTTACTTTCAATATGGTTAATCCACAAAATGATAAAGTGTCTCTTGACACGATTATTGATTGGTTAATTAATTCAGGTATTAATATCAAAAAAATAGATGATTATGAAGAATGGTATCAACAATTTAAATTGGCCATGAAAAAATTACCTAGTAATTTAAAACAGTATTCCATGTTACCTGTTATTAGCCTATTAAAACAACCAGAAAAAATAACTAGCAATTTTTGGCTTCAACCTAATAAATTCTCTTCTATTGTTGGTAATACAATACCTGCTATTACACCATCCTTAATTAGTAAATATATCGCTGACTTTAAGGCACTAAATCTATTAATTTAG
- the potD gene encoding spermidine/putrescine ABC transporter substrate-binding protein PotD has translation MKKCSSWLAAGIIAASIGSAIAADDDKVVYFYNWSEYVPPGLLNQFTKETGIKVIYSTYESNESMYTKLKTYTEGAYDLVVPSTYFVAKMSKEGMLQKIDKSKLNQFKNLDPNLLHKSFDPKNDYSIPYIWGATGIGINSEVIDPKTITSWADLWRPEYKNGLLLTDDAREVFQMALLKLGHSGNTTDPMLIKTAYEELKKLMPNVMAFNSDNPANPFIQGEVDVGMLWNGSAYVVRQSGAPIQFIWPKEGGIFWMDSLAIPANAKNVEGALKLINFLLRPDIAAQVAQQIGYPTPNLAAKQLLPAELVADKTLYPDEETLKRGEWQNDVGNANILYESYFQRLKAGR, from the coding sequence ATGAAAAAGTGCTCCTCATGGCTTGCAGCAGGGATTATAGCCGCGAGTATTGGCTCAGCTATAGCAGCTGATGATGATAAGGTAGTCTATTTTTATAATTGGTCAGAATATGTTCCTCCCGGGCTACTTAATCAGTTTACTAAAGAAACGGGTATCAAGGTCATTTATTCGACTTATGAATCTAATGAAAGTATGTACACCAAACTCAAAACTTATACTGAAGGTGCTTATGATTTAGTGGTACCTTCAACCTATTTTGTGGCGAAAATGAGTAAGGAAGGCATGCTACAAAAAATTGATAAAAGTAAATTGAATCAATTTAAAAACCTTGATCCAAATTTATTACATAAATCATTTGATCCAAAAAATGATTATTCAATACCTTATATTTGGGGAGCGACAGGTATTGGTATCAATAGTGAGGTTATTGATCCTAAAACTATTACCTCTTGGGCAGATTTATGGAGACCCGAATATAAAAATGGGCTGTTATTAACTGATGATGCACGAGAAGTGTTTCAAATGGCGCTACTTAAACTGGGTCATTCAGGCAATACAACCGATCCGATGTTAATCAAAACAGCCTATGAAGAGTTAAAAAAATTAATGCCAAATGTCATGGCATTTAATTCTGATAATCCGGCTAATCCTTTTATACAAGGTGAAGTCGATGTGGGCATGCTATGGAATGGTTCTGCCTATGTAGTGCGCCAATCAGGAGCCCCCATACAATTTATTTGGCCAAAAGAAGGGGGGATTTTTTGGATGGATAGTTTAGCGATCCCTGCCAATGCGAAAAATGTTGAAGGTGCGCTTAAGTTAATTAATTTTTTGCTGCGACCCGATATTGCGGCTCAAGTAGCACAACAAATTGGTTATCCAACGCCCAATTTAGCCGCCAAGCAATTATTACCAGCAGAACTTGTGGCAGATAAAACCCTCTATCCTGATGAAGAAACCTTAAAAAGAGGAGAATGGCAGAATGATGTGGGCAATGCTAATATTTTATATGAAAGTTATTTTCAACGATTAAAAGCGGGCCGTTAA
- the potC gene encoding spermidine/putrescine ABC transporter permease PotC — MIGRFLRSGFLTIIYAYLYIPIIILIVNSFNASRFGNVWQGLTIEWYDMLWNNDSLLQAAGHSLTIAMISASCTTLIGSLAAVALFRYQFRGKSFVSGMLFVVMMSPDIVMAISLLLVFMLLGISLGFWSLLFSHITFCLPFVVITVYARLKDFDVKMLEAARDLGASELTILRQIILPLALPAVISGWLLSFTLSMDDVVVSSFVTGPAYEILPLKIYSMVKIGISPEVNALATVLLLFSLILVLLSQWMLKIKSIKNIN, encoded by the coding sequence ATGATTGGACGTTTTTTACGAAGTGGTTTCCTCACCATCATTTATGCCTATTTATATATTCCAATTATTATTTTGATTGTCAATTCATTTAATGCCTCACGCTTTGGTAATGTGTGGCAAGGGTTGACTATCGAATGGTATGACATGTTGTGGAATAATGATAGTTTGTTACAGGCTGCAGGTCATTCATTAACGATAGCGATGATTTCAGCTAGTTGTACTACTTTGATTGGTTCATTAGCAGCGGTGGCTTTATTTCGTTACCAATTCAGAGGAAAATCATTTGTTAGTGGTATGTTATTTGTTGTAATGATGTCTCCTGATATTGTGATGGCAATCTCATTACTATTAGTCTTTATGTTATTAGGAATTTCTTTAGGTTTTTGGTCTTTACTCTTCTCTCATATTACATTTTGTTTACCTTTTGTGGTTATTACGGTTTATGCGCGATTGAAGGATTTTGATGTGAAAATGTTAGAAGCTGCGCGAGACTTAGGTGCTAGTGAATTAACTATTTTACGGCAAATTATTTTACCATTAGCCTTGCCAGCTGTCATTTCGGGTTGGTTATTAAGTTTTACTCTTTCAATGGATGATGTAGTTGTATCTTCTTTTGTTACTGGACCGGCTTATGAAATATTGCCTCTGAAAATTTATTCAATGGTAAAAATAGGGATCTCACCAGAAGTTAATGCGCTAGCGACGGTTTTATTATTATTTTCATTAATACTTGTGCTGTTGAGTCAATGGATGTTAAAAATAAAATCGATAAAAAATATAAATTAA
- the potB gene encoding spermidine/putrescine ABC transporter permease PotB — MKNNRKIFQNVIVIGLVSWLLLFAFLPNLMIIITSFLTRDDANLVDMVFTLDNYTRLFDPLYVEVMFHSLNMAIIATLCCLMIGYPFAFLLTRLPPKLQPLMLFLLIVPFWTNSLIRIYGLKIFLSTRGYLNDFLLWIGLIDKPIRIMYTQEAVIMGLVYILLPFMVMPLYSSIEKLDKSCLEAARDLGANKFQTFLRIIVPLTMPGIIAGCLLVLLPAMGLFYVADLMGGAKNLLIGNVIKSQFLNLRDWPFGAATSIVLTIAMGLLLYVYYRAANLLNKKVDLA, encoded by the coding sequence ATGAAGAATAATCGTAAAATTTTTCAAAATGTTATCGTTATCGGATTGGTTTCCTGGTTGCTTTTGTTTGCCTTCTTGCCAAATTTGATGATCATTATTACCAGTTTTTTGACCCGTGATGATGCAAATTTAGTCGACATGGTTTTTACCCTCGACAATTATACCCGGCTATTTGATCCCTTATATGTAGAGGTGATGTTTCACTCACTAAATATGGCAATTATTGCTACCTTGTGTTGTTTGATGATTGGCTATCCATTTGCATTTCTGCTGACGCGATTACCACCCAAATTGCAGCCATTAATGTTATTTTTATTGATTGTGCCATTTTGGACTAATTCACTTATTCGTATTTATGGGTTGAAGATTTTTTTGAGTACCCGTGGCTATTTAAATGATTTTTTGCTGTGGATTGGGTTGATAGATAAACCTATTCGCATCATGTATACGCAAGAAGCCGTCATTATGGGATTAGTTTATATTTTGTTGCCATTTATGGTGATGCCACTTTATTCAAGTATTGAAAAATTGGATAAATCTTGTCTTGAGGCTGCGCGGGATCTTGGTGCTAATAAATTTCAAACTTTTTTACGTATTATAGTGCCACTAACTATGCCAGGTATAATAGCGGGATGCTTATTAGTGCTATTACCAGCAATGGGATTGTTTTATGTAGCGGATTTAATGGGTGGGGCAAAAAATTTATTAATCGGTAACGTTATCAAGAGCCAATTTCTTAATTTGCGCGATTGGCCTTTTGGCGCAGCGACCAGTATAGTATTAACTATTGCTATGGGCCTACTACTCTATGTTTATTATCGTGCTGCAAATTTGCTGAATAAAAAGGTGGATTTGGCATGA
- the potA gene encoding spermidine/putrescine ABC transporter ATP-binding protein PotA, which yields MTETTSLTPLIELKSLTKGFDGKNIISQFNLTINDGQFLTILGPSGCGKTTILRLIAGLDHVDNGHIFLQGQDITNIPAEQRHVNTVFQSYALFPHMSVFDNVAFGLRMQKKSFQEIKPRVEEVLRMVQLEDFAQRYPHQLSGGQQQRVAIARAVINKPKVLLLDESLSALDYNLRKKMQSELKALQRQLGITFIYVTHDQEEALAMSDRILVMRDGHIEQDASPREIYEEPKNLFVARFIGEINIFDAIALHRIDAQRIRANVEGYECDIYTKLAVSEGQPLKVLLRPEDLRVKEIDDEQQPAGLIGHVRERNYKGMMLDTEVEMNNGKRVMVSEFFNEDDPDVDHSLAQKIAVTWVESWEVVLLDEE from the coding sequence ATGACTGAGACAACCTCTCTTACACCATTGATCGAATTAAAATCCTTGACTAAAGGTTTCGATGGCAAAAATATTATTTCACAGTTTAATCTTACGATTAATGATGGTCAATTTCTTACCATATTAGGTCCGTCAGGATGTGGTAAAACGACTATTTTGCGGTTAATTGCTGGATTAGATCATGTTGATAATGGGCATATTTTTCTTCAAGGTCAGGATATTACGAATATTCCGGCTGAACAGCGTCATGTAAACACTGTTTTTCAAAGTTATGCCTTATTCCCCCATATGTCGGTATTTGATAATGTTGCATTTGGTTTACGTATGCAGAAAAAATCTTTTCAAGAAATCAAGCCGAGAGTAGAAGAAGTGCTACGTATGGTGCAGTTAGAAGACTTTGCCCAGCGATATCCCCATCAGTTATCGGGTGGACAGCAGCAAAGAGTGGCAATTGCACGTGCAGTTATCAATAAACCTAAAGTTCTTTTATTAGACGAGTCCTTATCGGCGCTGGATTATAACTTACGTAAAAAGATGCAAAGTGAATTAAAAGCCTTGCAACGTCAGTTAGGGATCACTTTTATTTATGTTACCCACGATCAAGAAGAAGCGCTCGCCATGTCTGATCGTATCTTAGTTATGCGAGATGGGCATATTGAACAAGATGCGTCGCCCCGTGAAATATATGAAGAGCCAAAGAATTTATTTGTCGCCCGGTTTATCGGCGAAATTAATATTTTTGATGCGATAGCATTACACCGTATTGATGCGCAGCGTATTCGAGCCAATGTTGAAGGCTATGAGTGTGATATTTACACGAAGCTTGCTGTATCGGAAGGTCAGCCATTAAAAGTTTTATTGCGACCAGAGGATTTACGTGTTAAAGAGATAGACGACGAACAGCAGCCTGCTGGACTTATTGGACATGTACGTGAACGCAACTATAAGGGGATGATGCTTGATACCGAAGTAGAAATGAACAATGGTAAGCGGGTGATGGTCAGTGAATTTTTTAATGAAGATGATCCGGATGTAGACCACTCGTTAGCACAAAAAATTGCTGTGACATGGGTAGAAAGTTGGGAGGTCGTACTTCTCGATGAAGAATAA
- a CDS encoding MFS transporter yields the protein MLQIACLLLGKKFMHQQAIWLLIGGLLWALLGLVILCDELGQTRYIPVVWISIFTLIESLITLSVANSGIGSQKFILFLKGGLFFLVSVSLLIDDNYSHLILSIVLGFNYLLLAIFSIVSALVVRHRLWKRTIWLGGFYLLFAMVILFPYPLSYQSTFPIVLAVLLMHSGISAIRFSSKLRVIRHGQTIFTLMADSALSQKEFELQEIKIDEVMPLTEEQQTSINLSHTSPLTVHIWTPEGSADLPPRPRPVINRYIAAVDRNGVISTGHAALEIRNQIYISLYPIDDIDRSPSEFLNKLKATEENNVAGEFQPDYDSEVSQWCRSDFQIHFYHYNAVTLAIFWQKYRQIALYNLTYRNCSSSVAYALEAALEGVLADKSNNFLTLVKLLLSPELWVASQIRQRAISMAWTPGLVMDYSRALNALVHPTPHCWYQRFLRIFHSS from the coding sequence ATGTTGCAAATTGCTTGTTTACTTTTAGGTAAAAAATTTATGCACCAGCAGGCGATTTGGTTGCTAATTGGTGGGCTGTTATGGGCTTTATTGGGCTTAGTGATATTGTGTGATGAATTAGGACAAACACGTTATATTCCGGTGGTCTGGATAAGCATATTCACATTAATTGAGAGTTTAATTACTCTGAGTGTCGCCAATAGTGGAATTGGTAGCCAAAAATTTATTCTTTTTCTCAAAGGTGGATTATTTTTTCTGGTATCTGTTTCTCTTTTAATTGATGATAATTATAGTCATTTGATCTTATCAATAGTGTTAGGCTTTAATTATTTATTACTTGCTATATTTAGTATCGTGTCCGCTTTAGTGGTTCGTCATCGCCTATGGAAACGTACTATTTGGTTAGGTGGATTTTATTTGTTGTTTGCTATGGTGATCTTATTTCCTTATCCCCTTAGTTACCAATCGACATTTCCAATCGTTTTGGCTGTGTTATTAATGCATAGTGGAATATCTGCCATCCGTTTCTCCAGTAAATTACGCGTTATTCGACATGGACAAACGATATTTACTTTAATGGCTGATAGCGCATTATCACAAAAAGAATTTGAGCTGCAAGAAATTAAAATAGATGAAGTCATGCCACTAACTGAAGAACAGCAAACGAGTATCAATTTGTCTCATACTTCACCGCTTACAGTGCATATTTGGACGCCAGAAGGCTCGGCTGATTTACCGCCCAGACCTCGCCCAGTAATTAATCGCTATATTGCAGCTGTTGACCGTAATGGTGTTATTTCTACCGGTCACGCCGCATTGGAGATTAGAAATCAGATTTATATTAGCTTATATCCAATCGATGATATCGATCGTTCTCCTTCTGAATTTTTAAATAAATTAAAAGCTACCGAAGAAAATAATGTTGCAGGTGAATTTCAGCCTGACTATGACTCTGAAGTTTCACAGTGGTGTCGATCTGATTTTCAGATCCATTTTTATCATTATAACGCGGTTACTTTGGCAATTTTTTGGCAAAAATATCGGCAAATAGCGCTTTATAATCTAACTTACCGCAATTGCTCCAGTAGTGTGGCTTATGCGCTAGAAGCTGCCTTAGAAGGGGTATTGGCTGATAAAAGCAACAATTTTTTAACGCTGGTGAAATTATTGCTGTCGCCGGAATTATGGGTTGCATCGCAAATTCGCCAGCGAGCGATATCCATGGCTTGGACGCCGGGATTAGTTATGGACTATTCTCGCGCCTTGAATGCGCTAGTACATCCTACACCCCATTGCTGGTACCAGCGATTTTTGCGTATTTTTCACTCTAGTTAA
- a CDS encoding MASE1 domain-containing protein produces the protein MIGLVKISSHIRWFTFLSWTLIYFISAVISKEVQVPYDESLVVVWFPAGVSIVAFLLSPVRSWPAFLFLFSLVNWYLEPFNVATSVMSMVSAISLLISPLLIASIVRYLAQYQSPLNTIITWIVISAVICAIDNWLSVLLLGSLDEKIILDDFLTSWLADMSGIYFAVAMLLGLVQPQSLKQLNSIKKILLTLCWLMLLAISSWLIFSDQMTGVKGYINYHYGSALNIILACIPIIFIILLILFLQDFGRGIGLLVLGTIVIFYSEQGYGPFFLPGLLREEPLLLAQTYLSVIAIFMLLLSLLAASQVERTSKRASKSLIRYQLFIQEDKIKFDPQIKLITSLPVKSDIHHILKAIEISAHEILKEHWSLVSSYHGMPVSFQLKGLDGEWLNVRDRILITIADKINPMLLGEWEILSKTKVDL, from the coding sequence ATGATAGGACTGGTGAAAATTTCCAGTCATATTAGGTGGTTTACATTCCTAAGTTGGACATTAATTTATTTTATTTCGGCTGTTATTTCTAAGGAAGTACAAGTACCTTATGATGAATCGCTAGTTGTGGTGTGGTTTCCTGCTGGTGTGAGTATTGTGGCATTTTTATTATCACCAGTACGTTCCTGGCCTGCTTTTTTGTTTTTATTTAGTTTGGTCAATTGGTATCTGGAACCATTCAATGTTGCCACTTCTGTGATGAGTATGGTTAGTGCGATTAGTTTACTTATTTCTCCGTTATTAATTGCCTCTATTGTAAGATATTTAGCGCAATATCAATCGCCATTAAATACCATTATAACTTGGATTGTGATTTCAGCAGTAATATGTGCTATTGATAATTGGCTGAGTGTCCTGTTGTTGGGTTCTCTTGATGAGAAGATTATTTTAGATGATTTTCTTACCAGTTGGCTGGCTGATATGTCAGGTATCTATTTTGCTGTCGCGATGTTATTAGGTTTAGTACAACCACAGTCATTAAAGCAGCTTAACAGTATAAAAAAAATATTATTAACATTATGTTGGTTAATGTTGCTGGCAATCAGTAGCTGGTTAATTTTTTCTGATCAGATGACTGGAGTGAAAGGTTATATTAATTATCATTATGGCTCAGCATTAAATATTATATTAGCTTGCATACCCATTATTTTCATTATTCTTTTGATCCTATTTCTACAAGATTTTGGTCGAGGAATTGGATTATTAGTCTTGGGAACCATTGTTATTTTCTATAGTGAACAGGGCTATGGACCTTTCTTTTTACCTGGCTTATTAAGAGAAGAGCCTCTATTACTTGCTCAAACTTACCTGTCCGTTATTGCCATTTTTATGTTGCTACTTTCATTGCTTGCAGCATCTCAAGTAGAAAGAACGAGTAAACGTGCCTCAAAATCCCTCATTCGTTACCAATTGTTTATTCAAGAAGACAAAATAAAATTTGATCCGCAAATTAAATTAATCACATCGTTACCGGTGAAAAGTGATATTCACCATATATTAAAAGCGATTGAAATTTCTGCCCATGAAATTTTAAAAGAGCACTGGTCATTAGTAAGCTCCTATCATGGTATGCCGGTCAGCTTTCAATTAAAGGGGTTAGATGGTGAATGGCTTAACGTGCGTGATCGAATATTAATCACTATTGCTGATAAAATTAATCCAATGCTATTAGGTGAATGGGAAATTCTTTCAAAAACAAAAGTTGATTTATAA